In the Schistocerca gregaria isolate iqSchGreg1 chromosome 6, iqSchGreg1.2, whole genome shotgun sequence genome, one interval contains:
- the LOC126278015 gene encoding tRNA wybutosine-synthesizing protein 2 homolog, which yields MDVVVAVTDRKTCQNVISELKSIGIHDSRYPVQKLDGNMLGIPIKNDLEILKKYLVSDNKYEIRGKPFYLKKCDEVFLVAAGTTPAAKLKTNVKQLLDKKNVPISAEVESEIPVKWEKYGDTVIFGNHKSFESDVWQSRVGNELWLVVCDTLKVNRVAIRKRIKSDCYRTPRAELVWGNSSWVTHTDNGIKYSWNVEKNMFCAGNAPERHRVAGFDCREEVVVDMYAGIGYFTLPYIIHAGAKTVHACEWNPDAVVALRYNLSQNNIVEKCVIHEGDNRVVCPVGVANRVNLGLLPSSKKAWKTACAALNPVSGGVLHLHENVTSGKPKTTHEATGNFDKDLEKQTCMNSKCNTCVQLISTLSKQEETFCEACSTSFCLQSDNMKSQVLNNINFRWKKVEWKMWALHTCHTICTLLHTIHGQNHPWEVSVQCLHHVKSYAPHVDHLVLDLKCIPLIGSV from the coding sequence ATGGATGTCGTAGTAGCTGTGACCGATCGGAAAACATGTCAGAATGTGATATCAGAACTGAAGTCTATAGGAATTCATGATAGCAGATACCCTGTGCAGAAACTCGATGGCAACATGTTGGGCATTCCAATCAAAAACGATCTAGAAATCCTTAAGAAATATTTGGTTAGTGACAACAAATATGAAATCCGAGGGAAACCGTTTTATCTTAAGAAATGTGATGAAGTTTTTTTAGTTGCAGCCGGTACCACTCCGGCAGCGAAGTTGAAAACTAACGTTAAGCAGTTGTTGGATAAGAAAAATGTGCCAATAAGTGCGGAAGTGGAGAGCGAAATTCCGGTAAAATGGGAGAAATATGGTGATACTGTAATTTTTGGTAATCATAAATCTTTCGAAAGTGATGTCTGGCAGTCTCGTGTCGGTAACGAGTTGTGGCTTGTCGTGTGTGATACCTTGAAGGTAAACAGAGTGGCAATAAGGAAGCGGATAAAATCAGATTGCTATAGGACACCAAGAGCAGAGCTTGTTTGGGGAAATTCCTCGTGGGTAACGCATACTGATAATGGAATAAAGTACAGCTGGAAtgtagaaaaaaatatgttttgcgcCGGTAATGCGCCAGAACGGCATAGGGTCGCAGGATTTGACTGTAGAGAAGAGGTAGTTGTAGATATGTACGCTGGTATTGGCTATTTCACTTTGCCATACATTATACATGCTGGCGCGAAAACAGTGCATGCTTGTGAGTGGAATCCTGATGCTGTTGTTGCATTACGATATAATTTATCACAAAATAATATTGTTGAGAAATGTGTAATTCACGAAGGAGATAACCGCGTTGTGTGCCCTGTTGGTGTCGCAAACCGTGTTAACTTGGGACTTCTCCCATCTTCTAAGAAAGCTTGGAAAACAGCTTGTGCTGCTCTCAATCCAGTTTCTGGTGGAGTTTTACATTTACATGAAAATGtcacttcaggtaaacccaaaacCACACACGAGGCTACGGGTAACTTTGACAAGGATTTGGAAAAGCAAACTTGCATGAACAGTAAGTGTAATACCTGTGTGCAATTaatatcaacattgtcaaagcaaGAGGAAACATTTTGTGAAGCTTGTAGCACATCATTTTGTTTGCAGTCAGATAATATGAAGAGTCAAGTGCTCAACAATATAAATTTCAGGTGGAAGAAAGTTGAATGGAAAATGTGGGCTTTACATACCTGTCATACCATCTGTACATTGCTCCACACCATACATGGTCAAAACCACCCTTGGGAAGTTTCTGTTCAGTGTCTTCACCATGTGAAGTCATATGCACCACATGTTGACCATCTTGTTCTTGACTTAAAGTGTATTCCTTTGATTGGATCTGTGTAG